From Elaeis guineensis isolate ETL-2024a chromosome 16, EG11, whole genome shotgun sequence, a single genomic window includes:
- the LOC105059611 gene encoding triosephosphate isomerase, chloroplastic — protein sequence MAVAISLAPRFSGLRLACERAPSLSSVLFLHRACFQRRLFSTPRAPGRVVAMAGTGKFFVGGNWKCNGTKDSISKLVADLNGGKMESDVDVVVAPPFVYIDQVKNSLTDRIEISAQNCWVGKGGAFTGEISAEQLIDMGCQWVILGHSERRHIIGEADKFIGKKAAYALSQNLKVIACIGEKLEEREAGKTFDVCFQQMKAFADSITSWEDVVIAYEPVWAIGTGKVATPEQAQEVHGAVRDWLKKNISEEVASSTRIIYGGSVNGSNCSELAKQEDIDGFLVGGASLKGPEFGTIVNSVTSKKVAA from the exons ATGGCGGTGGCGATATCTCTGGCACCTCGATTCTCGGGGCTCCGCCTCGCGTGCGAGCGCGCCCCGTCTTTGTCCTCCGTCCTCTTTTTGCATCGCGCTTGCTTTCAACGCCGCCTCTTCTCTACTCCTAGAGCTCCCGGACGCGTCGTCGCCATGGCCGGAACCGGAAAG TTTTTTGTTGGAGGAAATTGGAAATGT aatGGAACAAAGGATTCTATTAGCAAACTTGTTGCCGACTTGAATGGTGGTAAAATGGAAAGCGATGTTG ATGTGGTTGTAGCACCACCATTTGTCTATATTGACCAGGTCAAGAATTCATTGACCGATCGTATTGAGATTTCTGCTCAGAATTGTTGGGTTGGAAAAGGTGGAGCATTCACTGGAGAAATAAG TGCAGAGCAATTGATAGATATGGGTTGCCAGTGGGTTATTCTTGGGCATTCTGAGCGCAGACATATCATTGGTGAGGCTGACAAG TTTATTGGGAAAAAGGCTGCATATGCCCTGAGCCAGAATCTTAAGGTTATTGCATGTATAGGAGAGAAGTTAGAAGAAAGAGAAGCAGGGAAAACTTTTGATGTCTGTTTTCAGCAGATGAAGGCTTTTGCAG ATAGTATCACAAGTTGGGAAGATGTTGTAATTGCATATGAGCCTGTGTGGGCTATTGGCACCGGAAAAGTAGCTACTCCTGAGCAGGCTCAGGAAGTACATGGTGCTGTTCgtgattggctcaagaagaatatTTCTGAGGAGGTTGCATCCAGTACTCGTATCATCTATGGAG GTTCCGTGAATGGGAGCAATTGTTCAGAACTTGCAAAGCAAGAAGATATTGATGGATTTCTTGTTGGAGGCGCATCTTTAAAG GGTCCAGAATTTGGCACAATTGTTAACTCTGTTACTTCGAAGAAGGTTGCTGCATGA
- the LOC140854267 gene encoding uncharacterized protein — MYSNVVELFNNWAKEAQQLLITPMVDMLRYKMMELMHERRDHSHKWQTYLVSKIEELINMNIEDGRGLTVQYSNGEWYWQVSGHPCSHACVTIIRKHESVYTYVSEFFTVDAYRRMYEHAIFPIADISKPTSVKREDLIIKPSITKLKAGRPKKKHIESQPEEVHPLKCGRCYNVEYNRKTCNAPIAEE; from the exons ATGTACTCTAATGTTGTGGAGTTATTTAACAATTGGGCGAAAGAGGCACAACAACTTCTAATAACTCCTATGGTAGACATGCTACGATACAAGATGATGGAGTTAATGCATGAGAGACGTGATCACTCTCACAAATGGCAGACATATCTAGTTTCTAAGATTGAGGAGCTAATAAAtatgaacattgaagatggaagggGTCTTACAGTCCAATATTCGAATGGCGAGTG GTATTGGCAGGTCTCTGGTCATCCTTGCTCACATGCATGTGTAACGATAATTAGAAAGCATGAGTCAGTGTATACATATGTATCTGAATTTTTCACAGTAGATGCTTATCGGAGAATGTATGAGCATGCCATCTTTCCTATTGCGGATATTTCTAAACCTACAAGTGTAAAACGTGAGGATCTGATTATAAAACCATCTATAACCAAACTAAAGGCAGGAAGGCCTAAGAAGAAGCACATTGAATCCCAACCAGAGGAAGTCCATCCGCTTAAATGTGGGAGATGTTATAATGTTGAATACAATCGGAAGACATGCAATGCCCCAATAGCTGAAGAATAA